The following are encoded in a window of Mycobacterium vicinigordonae genomic DNA:
- a CDS encoding FtsW/RodA/SpoVE family cell cycle protein, with protein MTTTELPAPVAVTPPLPTRRNAELLLLVFATIITVAALMIVEANQERGLHWDLVTYGLGFLTLFIFAHLALRRFAPYTDPLLLPVVALLNGLGLVMIHRLDLSDKEVGRHGHPSANQQMLWTLVGVISFALVVSFLKDHRQLARYGYICGLTGLVLLVIPALLPKSLSEQNGAKIWIRLPGFSIQPAEFSKILLLIFFSAVLVAKRNLFTSAGKHLMGMTLPRPRDLAPLLAAWVISVAVMVFEKDLGTSLLLYSSFLVVVYLATQRFSWVVLGLVLFAMGSVAAYYSFDHVRVRVQTWLDPFADPDGNGYQMVQALFSFATGGIFGTGLGNGQPDTVPAASTDFITAAFGEELGLVGLASILMLYTIVIIRGMRTAIATRDSFGKLLAAGLASALAIQLFIVVGGVTQLIPLTGLTTPWLSYGGSSLLANYVLLAILARISDGARRPLRTRPRKKKSPIAAANTEVIERV; from the coding sequence ATGACAACGACGGAACTGCCCGCACCGGTTGCGGTGACTCCTCCGCTACCGACCCGGCGCAACGCAGAGCTGTTGTTGCTGGTTTTCGCCACGATCATCACCGTCGCCGCGCTGATGATCGTGGAGGCCAACCAGGAGCGGGGTCTGCACTGGGACCTGGTCACCTACGGGCTGGGGTTTCTGACGCTGTTCATCTTCGCCCACCTTGCCCTGCGGCGCTTCGCGCCCTACACCGATCCGCTGCTGCTGCCGGTGGTTGCGCTGCTCAACGGCCTCGGCCTGGTGATGATCCACCGCCTGGATCTGTCGGACAAGGAAGTCGGCCGGCACGGTCACCCCAGCGCCAATCAGCAGATGCTCTGGACGCTGGTCGGGGTCATCTCGTTTGCGTTGGTGGTGTCCTTTCTCAAGGATCACCGCCAACTCGCGCGCTACGGCTACATCTGCGGGTTGACGGGTTTGGTGCTGCTGGTTATCCCCGCGCTACTGCCCAAGTCGCTGTCCGAGCAGAACGGGGCGAAAATCTGGATTCGGTTGCCCGGCTTCTCGATTCAGCCCGCCGAGTTCTCCAAAATCCTGCTGCTGATCTTCTTCTCAGCGGTCCTGGTGGCCAAGCGCAACCTGTTCACCAGCGCCGGCAAGCACCTGATGGGTATGACGCTGCCGCGCCCACGCGACCTCGCACCGCTCCTGGCGGCCTGGGTGATCTCGGTGGCGGTGATGGTCTTCGAGAAAGACCTCGGCACCTCGCTGCTGCTGTACTCGTCGTTTCTGGTGGTGGTGTACCTGGCGACCCAGCGGTTCAGCTGGGTCGTGCTGGGACTGGTGTTGTTCGCGATGGGCAGCGTGGCCGCCTACTACTCGTTCGACCACGTCCGGGTTCGGGTCCAGACGTGGCTGGATCCGTTCGCCGACCCCGACGGCAATGGCTACCAGATGGTGCAGGCGCTGTTCAGCTTCGCCACCGGCGGCATCTTCGGGACCGGATTGGGTAACGGCCAGCCCGATACCGTGCCCGCTGCGTCTACCGACTTCATCACTGCCGCGTTCGGCGAAGAGCTGGGCCTGGTGGGCCTGGCCAGCATTCTGATGCTGTACACGATCGTCATCATCCGCGGCATGCGCACCGCGATCGCCACTCGCGACAGCTTCGGCAAGCTGCTGGCAGCGGGCCTCGCCTCAGCGTTGGCCATTCAGCTGTTTATCGTCGTCGGCGGGGTAACCCAGCTGATTCCGCTGACCGGCTTGACCACGCCGTGGCTGTCCTACGGCGGGTCGTCGCTATTGGCCAACTACGTGTTGCTGGCCATACTGGCGCGGATCTCCGACGGAGCCCGGCGTCCGTTGCGCACCCGTCCCCGAAAGAAGAAGTCGCCGATAGCCGCGGCCAACACCGAGGTGATCGAGCGCGTATGA